From Woronichinia naegeliana WA131, the proteins below share one genomic window:
- a CDS encoding glycosyltransferase, with amino-acid sequence MFFSIVIPTYNRRPILEKCLLALSQQALRDTKVAGYEIVVVDDGSTDGTLDWLAAHTATFPKVVAYAQDHQGPAAARNLGVAKAKGDTIIFIDSDLVVTSQFLQAHADALLAGQTQLDSDRLFTYGAVINTCNFDNPTAEPYKITDFSAAYFATGNVAIAKKWLEQAGLFDTVFQLYGWEDLELGVRLKQLGLKLIKCPGAVGYHWHPPFSLEQIPKLIDQEIQRGRMGVLFYQKHPTWEVRLMIQMTWLHRLLWGLLSLGGTLNERTMAPLLQWLIDRDRPQLALEIARIFLNWYNVQGVYAAYRQGQV; translated from the coding sequence ATGTTTTTCAGCATCGTTATCCCTACCTATAACCGTAGGCCCATTTTAGAAAAATGCCTTTTGGCTCTCAGTCAACAAGCGTTGCGGGATACCAAGGTGGCTGGCTACGAAATTGTGGTGGTGGATGATGGTTCTACCGATGGCACTTTGGACTGGTTGGCGGCTCATACTGCCACTTTTCCCAAGGTTGTGGCCTATGCTCAAGATCATCAGGGGCCAGCCGCCGCGAGAAACCTTGGAGTGGCCAAAGCTAAGGGAGATACTATTATTTTTATTGATAGTGATCTGGTGGTAACAAGCCAATTTCTGCAAGCCCATGCCGATGCTTTACTGGCAGGCCAGACCCAACTGGATAGCGATCGCCTATTTACCTATGGGGCAGTGATCAATACTTGTAATTTTGACAATCCCACGGCGGAACCTTACAAAATTACCGACTTTTCGGCTGCCTACTTTGCGACGGGAAACGTGGCGATCGCCAAAAAATGGTTAGAACAGGCCGGTTTATTTGACACGGTTTTTCAGCTTTACGGTTGGGAAGATTTGGAATTAGGGGTGCGACTCAAACAACTAGGGCTAAAATTAATCAAATGTCCTGGGGCAGTGGGCTACCATTGGCATCCTCCCTTTTCCCTAGAGCAAATTCCTAAATTAATTGATCAAGAGATACAGCGAGGCCGCATGGGTGTGTTATTTTATCAAAAACATCCGACCTGGGAGGTACGCCTCATGATCCAAATGACTTGGCTCCACCGATTACTTTGGGGTTTGTTATCTCTCGGTGGTACTTTGAATGAACGAACAATGGCTCCTCTGCTGCAATGGTTAATTGATCGCGATCGTCCCCAACTCGCTCTGGAAATTGCCCGTATTTTCCTAAATTGGTATAACGTACAGGGGGTTTATGCCGCCTATCGTCAAGGTCAGGTTTAA